From a region of the Corythoichthys intestinalis isolate RoL2023-P3 chromosome 7, ASM3026506v1, whole genome shotgun sequence genome:
- the si:ch73-60h1.1 gene encoding calcium/calmodulin-dependent protein kinase type IV: MPTSRPDSEAVPVPADFWVDGSRRDGTVEEFYTLGSELGRGATSVVYRCEEKDKKKAYAVKVLKKTIDKKIVRTEIGVLLRLSHPNIIRLEEIFETDTDIALILELVTGGELFDRIVERGYYSERDAAHVIKQILEAVAYLHENGVVHRDLKPENLLYADLSLDAPLKIADFGLSKIIDDQVTMKTVCGTPGYCAPEILRGNAYGPEVDMWSVGVILYILLCGFEPFFDARGDQYMYTRILNGDYEFVSPWWDEVSLNAKDLVSKLIVLDPAKRLSVRQALQHPWVLGKAARFSHMDTAHRKLQEFNARRKLKAAMKAVVATGRMHESSRRRTDSCEIPASGPSGQSGTRPDPPPKGVDAAPEDPEAAPSEKAERSPAPFGESDAAPVRPPLRADGQRRGKSAPAPPGKSPSTVGPRAADRAALPPAVPPSPDGLSNGFAPETEAVAETAPCQ; encoded by the exons ATGCCGACGTCCCGGCCCGATTCGGAGGCGGTGCCGGTGCCCGCCGACTTTTGGGTGGACGGCTCGCGCAGGGACGGCACAGTGGAAGAGTTTTACACGCTCGGCTCCGAATTGGGCAG GGGCGCCACGTCCGTGGTGTATCGCTGcgaagaaaaggacaagaagAAGGCGTACGCCGTCAAAGTTCTCAAGAAAACG ATCGATAAGAAGATCGTCCGGACGGAGATCGGCGTCCTGCTGCGGCTGTCGCACCCCAACATC ATCCGGCTGGAGGAGATCTTCGAGACGGATACCGACATTGCTCTGATTCTGGAGCTGGTGACGGGAGGCGAGCTCTTCGACAG GATCGTGGAGCGCGGCTACTACAGCGAGAGGGACGCCGCTCACGTCATCAAGCAGATCCTGGAGGCCGTGGCG TATCTTCACGAGAACGGCGTGGTGCATCGTGATCTGAAACCCGAGAATTTACTCTACGCCGACCTGTCGCTCGACGCGCCGCTGAAAATCG CTGACTTTGGACTCTCCAAAATCATCGACGATCAGGTGACCATGAAGACGGTGTGCGGTACGCCCGGATACTGCG CTCCCGAGATCCTCCGAGGAAACGCTTACGGGCCCGAAGTGGACATGTGGTCGGTGGGCGTCATCCTCTACATCCT GCTGTGCGGGTTCGAGCCCTTCTTCGACGCCCGGGGGGACCAGTACATGTACACGCGCATCCTCAACGGAGACTACGAGTTTGTCTCCCCCTGGTGGGACGAGGTCTCGCTCAACGCCAAGGACCTG GTGAGCAAGCTGATCGTGCTGGACCCGGCCAAGCGTCTGAGCGTGCGGCAggcgctccagcacccctgggtACTGGGCAAGGCGGCCCGCTTCTCGCACATGGACACGGCGCACAGGAAGCTGCAAGAGTTCAACGCTAGGCGCAAACTCAAG GCGGCCATGAAGGCGGTGGTGGCGACCGGCCGGATGCACGAATCCTCTCGCCGTAGGACCGACAGCTGCGAGATCCCCGCCTCGGGGCCGTCGGGGCAGAGCGGCACGCGGCCAGACCCGCCGCCCAAAGGCGTCGACGCCGCCCCCGAAGACCCGGAAGCGGCGCCGTCGGAAAAAGCGGAGCGTAGCCCCGCCCCTTTCGGCGAGTCCGACGCCGCGCCCGTCCGGCCACCACTGCGGGCTGACGGCCAGCGGAGGGGCAAGTCTGCGCCGGCCCCGCCCGGAAAGAGCCCGTCCACCGTGGGGCCGCGCGCCGCCGATCGGGCCGCGCTCCCGCCGGCCGTGCCCCCGAGCCCCGACGGCCTCAGCAACGGCTTCGCGCCGGAGACGGAGGCCGTCGCCGAGACCGCCCCCTGCCAGTGA
- the fam174c gene encoding protein FAM174C produces MAASAFVGLVVVSLAALCRTFAADNENGEARSPNNSSSGGVGTAGSGNGKEGLTGFGVDPSMMQRAAYVLIAITAMGFLYFIVRAGCVKKTAPRKKYGLLSRSEDTVELTAAASDDEDDNTLYEARPLRR; encoded by the exons ATGGCGGCGTCCGCTTTTGTCGGCCTTGTTGTCGTTTCCTTAGCGGCGCTTTGCCGGACTTTCGCCGCCGACAACGAGAACGGCGAGGCCCGGAGTCCTAATAACAGTAGCAGCGGCGGCGTTGGCACGGCCGGAAGCGGAAATGGCAAAGAAGGCTTGACGGGCTTCGGCGTCGACCCGTCGATGATGCAGCGGGCCGCTTACGTGCTCATCGCCATCACCGCCATGGGATTTCTATACTTTATCGTCAGGGCCGGCTG TGTGAAAAAGACCGCGCCCAGGAAGAAGTACGGCCTGCTGTCTCGCTCGGAGGACACCGTGGAGCTGACGGCGGCGGCCAGCGACGACGAGGACGACAACACGCTCTACGAAGCGCGGCCCCTCCGCAG GTGA